The Pseudanabaena yagii GIHE-NHR1 genome segment GAAATTCAAACTATGTCCCCAATTGGTAGAAAACACGCAGTCTGTGTAACCCGTTTACAAGAACTATTTATTAGTCGTTTATTAGGCAAAGTACAGGTTTGGTCACAAAATCCTATTCTTTTGAATAATGGCTCAGAGCCTCAGCCCGATCTTGCCATTCTCAAACGTCGTGAGGATTTCTACGCTGATGGATTGCCAATCCCAGAAGATATTCTGTTAATTATCGAGGTTGCTGATAGTTCCATTGACTATGATCGCGATGTCAAAGCTCCTCTGTATGCGGTGGCGGGAATTCCTGAAATGTGGTTGTTTGATGTGAATAAAAAAGCGATCGAGGGATATTCGCAACCATCGGCAAATGGATATAAGTTAATCAGACGCTACGATGAGAATGATACTCTATCAATTCTTGCTTTTCCTGATG includes the following:
- a CDS encoding Uma2 family endonuclease; this encodes MTVPMLTNKLAHKFLLTTQQYHLMHEAGVFQEGDRFELINGEIQTMSPIGRKHAVCVTRLQELFISRLLGKVQVWSQNPILLNNGSEPQPDLAILKRREDFYADGLPIPEDILLIIEVADSSIDYDRDVKAPLYAVAGIPEMWLFDVNKKAIEGYSQPSANGYKLIRRYDENDTLSILAFPDVTFNWNELF